In Fusarium oxysporum Fo47 chromosome IX, complete sequence, the following proteins share a genomic window:
- a CDS encoding NADH-ubiquinone oxidoreductase B18 subunit-domain-containing protein: MASDAITEPRQATREEMRDAKLPLAYRDSCAHLLIPLNKCRRDTWYAPWKCSDERHSYEKCQYVEFKKRVAKMDELRESKGGARSN, encoded by the exons ATGGCTTCCGACGCTATCACCGAGCCGCGGC AAGCGACCCGCGAGGAGATGCGCGATGCCAAACTCCCTCTGGCCTACCGAGACAGCTGCGCTCACCTCTTGATTCCTCTCAACAAGTGCCGAAGGGATACTTGGTACGCCCCTTGGAAGTGCTCG GATGAGCGACATAGCTACGAGAAATGCCAGTACGTCGAGTTCAAGAAGCGAGTCGCCAAGATGGACGAGTTGAGGGAGTCGAAGGGAGGTGCACGAAGCAACTAG